The window ATGCCGTAGCACAGCCCCTTCTCCGCTGCCTTGGCCACCATCTCCTCAGCCTTGTCGATCTCGTTGGAGATCGGTTTCTCACCCAGCACATGACAGCCAGCCTCCAGTGCTTGCATCGTCGGCTGGTAGTGGTCGCTGCCATACTCATAGCCGCCGGTAGTAACGCCGCAGATGTCGGGTGAAAGTGCCTGGAGCATGCTGGGCGCGTCGTAGAAGGCCGGCACCCCGAAACGCTTCGCTGCAGCATCGGCCCGCTCGCGCACGAGGTCGCACACGCCAGCCAACCCGGCTCGCGGGTTTTCCTGATAGAGCATGGCATGGCGGTTGCCGATGGGCCCCATGCCGATGATACATACGCGCAGCATCTCTTTCTCCCTACCAGGCATATGCCTCGGGAGCCGTGCCGCCCGGCCCAGGCCAGATCTCGTCCAGCCTGGCCAGCAGGTCATCCGACAGTTCGATCTCCAGAGCGCGCAGGCTTCCCTCGAACTGGGCCATGGTGCGCGGGCCGATGATGGGCGCGGTCACAGCCGGGTTGTGCAACAGCCAGGCAAGCGCCACGTCGGCGGGCTGCTCTCCTAACTCTCCGCAGAGGGCCTCCCAGGCCTCCAGTTGAGGTCGCATCGCATCGATTCGCCCTTGCAGCCATTCCGACGAGCGGCGGCCATCGCCCACGCCACCAAGGACCCCGCCCAGCAGCCCGCCGCCCAGCGGACTCCAGGGGATAATGCCAACGCCATACGCCTGGCAGGCTGGCAACACCTCGAGCTCGACGGTGCGTTCATTCAGGCTGTATTTGCTTTGCTCCGAGACCAGGCCCAGGAAGCTGCGCCGCGCGGCCGCCTCGTTGGCCTGAACGATGTGCCATGCTGCGAAGTTGCTGCTGCCCACGTAGAGCACCTTGCCCTCCCGGACCAACTGCTCCATGGCCTGCCATATCTCCTCCCAGGGTGTATCTCGTTGAACATGGTGCATCTGATAGAGATCGATGCGGTCGGTTTGCATGCGGCGCAGGCTGTCCTCGCAAGCCTGGCGGATGTGGTAAGCCGACAGACCGCCGTCGTTGGGGCCGTCACCCATGGGGCCGTAGACCTTGGTGGCCAGGACGAAACGATCGCGCCGGCCGCCCTGAGCCAGCCAGCGTCCAATGATCTCCTCGGTGAAGCCGTCGCTGACCTCTCGGCCGTAGCGATTAGCAGTGTCGAGGAAATTAATGCCCGCCTCCAGCGCCCGGTCCATGATGGCGAAGCTGTCGGCCTCGCCCGTGCGTGGCCCGAAGTTCATGGTGCCCAGGCAGAGTTTGCTGACTTGTAGGCCGGTTCGGCCAAGGTATGTGTATTGCATTATCTACTCCTCTCAATTCGAACAGAGTCTTAAACGTTGCTACATCATCCCCAGGGCAAACGCCAATGCGTCATCAACTTCAGTCATGCGAGAAGTGGATAGCACGGTGAGTAGCAACCCGATCTTGTGCTTGGAGATGGTCTGAACATTATCCAGATTGACCGCACAGGGTGAACCCACACCATCCTCTTCGGGCAATAGGAACACCTCGCTGGGTATGTCTCGGATAGTGGTGGTCAGGGGTGCAACGGTGATGCTGGTCAAATAGGGAATGGCCGAGTTACGCGTCAACACCAATACAGGCCGGCGTTTGTCTGGCTCACGAAAGGTATACCATCGGATATCGCCCCGTCTCATGCCTCACCCCAAACCTGTTCCGCTTCCCAAAGATCGAATTCGCCTGACTCTACTGGCCGGCGTGCGTAGCCAGCTGCGTGTTGCCGCTCCAAACGGGTCACTTGAAGACGCTCCATCGCCTGGCGCAAAGCACCGCGGATAAAGGCCGATCGGCTCATGCCCAACTCCGCGCTCGTGTTATCGACCTGGTCCAGAAGAGCCTCATCGATAGTCATTTGAATTGTCTTCATGGATGCACCTCACTACTCCAATATGTATTGATCTCCACATTGCTATATGTATGATTATCCACAGTATTGATCATTCGGCAAATCAACCCCCACAAATTATGAAACCTTTCTTAAAGGTCCACAACCCTTCCCCTCTCCCACGACTCGATGGCAGCCTCGATGATGGTCTGAACCTCGAGCGCGTCCTGGCCAGAGGCGTCGATCTCCTCCGGCTTGACCTGTGCCAGGTTTTGTTCGACCCAGACACCGATGCGGGAGTCGAAGGTCTCGGGAAAACCCATCATGCCGCCCAGGTGATCATAGCGCTCCACTTCGCGGGAGAAACGAGGATAGAAGCTCAGCTGCTCGCAGGCATCCAGCAGGACGAAACGCCCTTCAGAGCCGACCACCTCCAATCGCTCCAGCCCATAACTGCCGCCGGCATCGTAGCTGCCCGTCAAATGGCCAATGATGCCATTCTCATACAGGAGATTGACCTGCACATTGGACCAGATTTTCCGTTCCTTGCCCCTCTTAAAAAAGGCCTGCACCCGGGCCACGTCACCCCCGAAGAAACGCATCACGTCCAGCGAGTGAGGGTGTAGCGCTCGGATGTGGAACCAGGACGAACTCTCGTTGGGATTGTTGATCCACATCGTCATGTTGATGATGTTGATCTCGCCCAGCCGGCCCGAATCCACCCACTGCCTGGCCCGCAGCGCCGCCGGCGTGAAGCGGTGGTTCAGGTTGATGCCGTAGCGCAGATTCTTCTCCCGGGCCCTGGCCACCATCTGGCGAGCTTTGTCCAGCTCGTTGGATATGGGCTTTTCCCCCAGCACCGGAATGCCCCCGTCCAGCAGCTCCATTGTCGGCACGAAGTGATCGCCTCCGTTCTCCGCGCCGGCCGTGCACATGCTGGCCGCATCGATCTGCATGCCGCTGGCCAACAGGTCTTGCACCGAATAGAACACCGGACAGCCATAGGCTTCTGCGGCCTTGTCTGCCCGATCGGGAATGATATCGCAGACGGCAACGATTCGGCAATCTTCCCGCTCCTCATAAACCCGGGCGTGGGTGTTGCCGATGCCGCCCATGCCAACGATCGCTACTCTGAGTATCATGCTGAATGAGTCCTTTCCTGCCAATCCAAACGACCTCTTTCCAGGCGCTCCGTTCATATCTCCTCCTCGAACACCTCCAGCAATTCTGCTACGGAACTTCGGTTATGTCATGCTGACGCAAAGCGTGCCGAAGCATCTCCAAGTTCCCTATCGCACGAATGATCCCAACGATCACAGGTCGCTCAATACGCAGAGGAGTCGAGGCTTTAGCCGGGTTTATCCTGCGCAAGAACAGCTGACAAGCCGCCTTACCCTAGACCTGGACAAGCCAGAGGAACGCTGATTACGCAGACCTCCGGCGCAGATTCTCGCCGATCTTTTCTGATATCTGATCAGCGTTGATCTGCGTTGATCTTGCGGTTGTATTTTTTCCTTTCGCCACTGAGCTTTTCTGATATCTGATCAGCGTTGATCTTGCGGTTGTGTTTTTTCTTTATCGACGAAAAGTTGTCGATGTTGATGCCGGAAGGGTATATTGAGAATTGCTACGCATCAGTCGACTCCCCATCCTCCTGCAGCCGGGCCGCCTGATCGGGATCGCCGATGTGCAGGGTGTCGTAGGCCTGTTGCGAACTGGTAAAGGCACCCACTCCCTCGTGGCCGTGCCAGTCGACCTGATGGAACATGGGGTTGGGCAGACCCGTCTCGGCCTCCCGCCGGGCGATCCAGGCATCCATGCGCCCGCCTAACATGGCCACCACGTCAGGCGCGTCGTCAGCCAGGTTGTATAACTCCTGGGAATCCTCCACCAGATTGTAAAGCTCCACAGGCGCTTTGAAGTGAAAATCTGGCTCCAGGGCCACGATCAGCTTCCACTGGGACGTACGCCAGCCGTGCTTGCGCATCCAGGTACACTCGGTTATGTAAAATTCACTGTCATGCGATGCCGCCTCACCCCGCACCAGGGGCAGCAGGCTCTTTCCGTCAAACGATGCATCCGCGTCGACCCCCGCCAGGTCGAGGATGGTGGGCACCAGGTCTTTGTGCTGGTTGAACCCTGCCAGCCGCCTGCCTTCGGGCAGCCAGCCAGGGTAGCGAATTATCAGCGGCACGTGCAAGTTGCCCTCGTAGAGCCCGTGATGATCGTACCAACACTCATGCTCGTAAAGCACCTCGCCATGGTCTCCGTTGAGGATCACGATGGTATCATCCCGCAACCCCAGAGTGTCGACGGCGTTGAAAAACTGCTGCAGGCAGGAATCCATGTAGGCCAACGCACCATCGTACTGGGCATCCATGTAGCGATGGTCGCTGATGCCGGGCGGCATCCAACTGGCGAAGTAGTCGCAAAATGGCTTGAAGCTCATGACCGGATCCATGGACCGATTGTCGGGATCGCACTCCTCTCCGTGGTAGTACATGCGGTCGAAGGGGGCGGGAGGCAGGTAGGGCGAATGGGGATCCATGTGGCGCAGGAAGAGGAAAAAGGGTGCATCCTGGCCGGCCAATCGCTCCAACTCCGGCAGCGCCACGTCGTTCAGGTTGCGGGCCTTGGTCAACGGCCGATCCTTCCAGGAACCCCAGGCGACGTAGTTCAGGTAGCTGTCGAAGCCGCGCGAGGCTGCGTTCTCGAAGCCCACGCAGGTGCTGTTGTAGCCCGCCTCGCCCAGGATCTCTGCCAGCGTTTTCGCCTCGCTACGCATGGGACCCTCGTGGCGCAAGGCCACAACCTGGGTGCCAAACGCGTCCCGCCCCGTCAGCATGGAGGCATAGGCGCTGGTGGTGGGAACATGGGGACTGAAGGTGTTTTCGAAGAGCACACCCTCCTGGGAGAAACGATCGATATGGGGTGTCGTCAAGCGCTGGTAGCCGTAACAACTCATGTTAGCGGCCCGTAGCGAGTCGACGCCGATGAGAACGACGTTTGGCAATCGATTATGGTGCATTCAGATTTCCTCCTTCCGCGCCACTGATTGGTCCGGATTGAAGTAACGATATTCATGCATGGCTGGAGCCAGAAAGCCGAAAGAGGTGGTACCTTCAGCCATTTGCCATCGCCCCACCGATTGGGGGCGAACCGGGATTTGCGCCAACTCGAAGCCCAGAAAATCCGCCAGGCGAGCCAGCGTCTCCTCCTGATTCAGGACAAAATCCTCGAAGCGAACCTCGATCCAGTTATCGGGCCGGGGTGTGGCCTGCACAAGGTCGAACTGGTATTTCCAGGAGATAGCTCGCCGTATGCGTTCGTCATCGGTTTCGGCATAATCAACGCCAAAATCGCGCAAGTCATCGGTCAGGTGATAGCCCAGAATGGCATCTCGCGGGTCTCTGATCCAGAAAACATATTTTGCTGCCGGAAACAGGCGGCAGATCCAGGGGAAGACGAGAGTGGTCTCCGGGATCTTCCAGCCCTTATGCCTGGCATCGCTGGACAGTACCGATGTCAGGTAAGTTTCGATTAGTTGCGCGAATTCAGGCGGGATAGCGGCATCGATGGCCGGGCTGAAATCCCACTCCAGGCCACCGTTCCAACGGACGTAGGTCGCAAACACTCGACAGGCGTCATACATCGGCCGAGGGGGCAGCAAATCACCCGAAGCGTTGAGCGGTTCGCCCATGAAAACGCCACTCTCCGACAGGGTATGCGAGATCGCTCGCGTGCCGGAGTGCCCGCGGCCTATGATCGTAATAAGGGAAGATGCCTCTCCAAAAAAAGTTGTCACAGGGCTTGACAGTGCTCGATGATCACAGGTGCATCTCATTGCTGGGCACCGAACGGGAGATCAGTCCTGAATCCTGCTGGTGGTCCAGAAAGATGGTGACACCGTTTCGGATGTGGTCGCTGGGCCAGCCCATATACACCTGTACGATAGCCTCGAAATATTGGTCCCAATCGTACAGGGTTTTATAGGCGTAACCGGTGAAATAGGGTCGCCCTGTGTCCTCTTCGACGAAGACGCCTCGCTCCATGAGGGACTGCTCGGTCTGCAGTTCCCGGCGCAGCGTGGTGAGTTGGAACTCGTGCCGGAATCGATTCATTGTCAGCCTGCATTTTCTTCGTAAGCTGGTGTGCCAACCATCATATCGACTTGTCTCATGACCCCTCCCCGCCCCGGAGAGGGGAGCTTGAACCTCTCCCCCTCCCAGTTTGGGAGGGGGCCGGGGGTGGGTCAAACCCGCAAGAAGCGCTCGAAATAATCATGGTCTTCCAGAGCAGAACATTGGCAAAACGGCTTGGTAGTCAGACCCTTGCATGCTACACTATAATTCATCACGGACGATTGTCAAGTCGGGTTGGTCCACAGGGATGCCCCACCTGGCAAATGAAAACTTCGGCCGCGCCTCACCTGATGGAGCAGGAGGATAATAATGGGTG of the Chloroflexota bacterium genome contains:
- a CDS encoding type II toxin-antitoxin system PemK/MazF family toxin yields the protein MRRGDIRWYTFREPDKRRPVLVLTRNSAIPYLTSITVAPLTTTIRDIPSEVFLLPEEDGVGSPCAVNLDNVQTISKHKIGLLLTVLSTSRMTEVDDALAFALGMM
- a CDS encoding Gfo/Idh/MocA family oxidoreductase, coding for MILRVAIVGMGGIGNTHARVYEEREDCRIVAVCDIIPDRADKAAEAYGCPVFYSVQDLLASGMQIDAASMCTAGAENGGDHFVPTMELLDGGIPVLGEKPISNELDKARQMVARAREKNLRYGINLNHRFTPAALRARQWVDSGRLGEINIINMTMWINNPNESSSWFHIRALHPHSLDVMRFFGGDVARVQAFFKRGKERKIWSNVQVNLLYENGIIGHLTGSYDAGGSYGLERLEVVGSEGRFVLLDACEQLSFYPRFSREVERYDHLGGMMGFPETFDSRIGVWVEQNLAQVKPEEIDASGQDALEVQTIIEAAIESWERGRVVDL
- a CDS encoding CopG family transcriptional regulator; translated protein: MKTIQMTIDEALLDQVDNTSAELGMSRSAFIRGALRQAMERLQVTRLERQHAAGYARRPVESGEFDLWEAEQVWGEA
- a CDS encoding sulfotransferase, which produces MTTFFGEASSLITIIGRGHSGTRAISHTLSESGVFMGEPLNASGDLLPPRPMYDACRVFATYVRWNGGLEWDFSPAIDAAIPPEFAQLIETYLTSVLSSDARHKGWKIPETTLVFPWICRLFPAAKYVFWIRDPRDAILGYHLTDDLRDFGVDYAETDDERIRRAISWKYQFDLVQATPRPDNWIEVRFEDFVLNQEETLARLADFLGFELAQIPVRPQSVGRWQMAEGTTSFGFLAPAMHEYRYFNPDQSVARKEEI
- a CDS encoding aldo/keto reductase, encoding MQYTYLGRTGLQVSKLCLGTMNFGPRTGEADSFAIMDRALEAGINFLDTANRYGREVSDGFTEEIIGRWLAQGGRRDRFVLATKVYGPMGDGPNDGGLSAYHIRQACEDSLRRMQTDRIDLYQMHHVQRDTPWEEIWQAMEQLVREGKVLYVGSSNFAAWHIVQANEAAARRSFLGLVSEQSKYSLNERTVELEVLPACQAYGVGIIPWSPLGGGLLGGVLGGVGDGRRSSEWLQGRIDAMRPQLEAWEALCGELGEQPADVALAWLLHNPAVTAPIIGPRTMAQFEGSLRALEIELSDDLLARLDEIWPGPGGTAPEAYAW
- a CDS encoding sulfatase — encoded protein: MHHNRLPNVVLIGVDSLRAANMSCYGYQRLTTPHIDRFSQEGVLFENTFSPHVPTTSAYASMLTGRDAFGTQVVALRHEGPMRSEAKTLAEILGEAGYNSTCVGFENAASRGFDSYLNYVAWGSWKDRPLTKARNLNDVALPELERLAGQDAPFFLFLRHMDPHSPYLPPAPFDRMYYHGEECDPDNRSMDPVMSFKPFCDYFASWMPPGISDHRYMDAQYDGALAYMDSCLQQFFNAVDTLGLRDDTIVILNGDHGEVLYEHECWYDHHGLYEGNLHVPLIIRYPGWLPEGRRLAGFNQHKDLVPTILDLAGVDADASFDGKSLLPLVRGEAASHDSEFYITECTWMRKHGWRTSQWKLIVALEPDFHFKAPVELYNLVEDSQELYNLADDAPDVVAMLGGRMDAWIARREAETGLPNPMFHQVDWHGHEGVGAFTSSQQAYDTLHIGDPDQAARLQEDGESTDA